One Micromonospora eburnea genomic region harbors:
- a CDS encoding DUF1990 domain-containing protein: MRVTPGLGLGPLRIWGPTEVVWAVDEPDRAGFGYGTLPGHPEVGEEAFLVSRAGDGVWFEVTAFSRPARWWARAAGPAAQVVQHVYAWWLGRTLRRLCAGQ, from the coding sequence GTGCGGGTCACCCCCGGCCTCGGCCTCGGGCCGCTGCGGATCTGGGGCCCGACCGAGGTGGTCTGGGCGGTGGACGAGCCGGACCGGGCCGGATTCGGCTACGGCACCCTGCCCGGGCACCCGGAGGTCGGCGAGGAGGCGTTCCTGGTCAGCCGGGCGGGCGACGGGGTCTGGTTCGAGGTGACCGCGTTCAGCCGCCCGGCCCGCTGGTGGGCGCGGGCCGCCGGGCCGGCCGCCCAGGTCGTGCAGCACGTCTACGCCTGGTGGCTGGGGCGGACGCTGCGCCGGCTCTGCGCCGGTCAGTAG
- a CDS encoding DNA-3-methyladenine glycosylase family protein, giving the protein MLPTVTRTLRPPADYRLAASVRPLTFSRYDPCARITADGFWWATRTPAGPATLALRPAAGELVAEAYGPGADWVAERADAVAGLRDDLAGFADLAAAHPVVARLAREHHGLRMPATGQVFPRLLRAVLEQKVTGKEAYRAYAATVRHFREPAPGPVSLLLPPAPAAVAASPYWVFHPFGVEQRRADTLRRAAAAADRLERCVDAAEATRRLTAIPGIGRWTAAEVVRIAYGDPDAVSVGDYHVPNTVAWALAGEPRGDDARMLALLEPFRGHRGRVCLLLEAAGIQAPRYGPRAPLRSFAGY; this is encoded by the coding sequence GTGCTGCCCACCGTCACCCGAACGCTGCGCCCTCCGGCCGACTACCGGCTGGCCGCATCGGTCCGGCCGCTCACCTTCAGCCGGTACGACCCGTGTGCCCGGATCACCGCCGACGGTTTCTGGTGGGCCACCCGTACCCCGGCCGGGCCGGCCACCCTCGCGTTGCGCCCCGCCGCCGGCGAGCTGGTCGCCGAGGCGTACGGGCCGGGGGCCGACTGGGTGGCCGAGCGGGCCGACGCGGTGGCCGGCCTCCGCGACGATCTCGCCGGCTTCGCCGACCTGGCCGCCGCCCACCCGGTGGTGGCCCGGCTGGCCCGCGAGCACCACGGGCTGCGGATGCCGGCCACCGGCCAGGTCTTCCCCCGGCTGCTGCGGGCCGTGCTGGAGCAGAAGGTGACCGGCAAGGAGGCCTACCGGGCGTACGCCGCGACGGTCCGGCACTTCCGCGAGCCGGCGCCCGGGCCGGTGTCGCTGCTGCTGCCCCCGGCACCGGCGGCGGTGGCGGCCAGCCCGTACTGGGTCTTCCACCCGTTCGGGGTGGAGCAGCGGCGGGCCGACACGCTGCGCCGCGCGGCCGCCGCCGCGGACCGGCTGGAACGTTGCGTCGACGCCGCCGAGGCCACCCGCCGGCTCACCGCGATCCCCGGCATCGGCCGGTGGACCGCCGCCGAGGTGGTCCGGATCGCGTACGGCGACCCGGACGCGGTCAGCGTCGGCGACTACCACGTGCCGAACACCGTGGCCTGGGCGCTCGCCGGTGAGCCGCGCGGGGACGACGCCCGGATGCTGGCGCTGCTGGAGCCCTTCCGGGGCCACCGGGGGCGGGTCTGCCTGCTGCTGGAGGCGGCCGGCATACAAGCGCCCCGGTACGGCCCCCGGGCGCCTCTCCGCTCGTTCGCGGGCTACTGA
- a CDS encoding spermidine synthase, producing the protein MGRRRDTDRIVEPVDTGQAELVPDPDRPGSWTLLLDGAPQSHVDLAEPTHLEFEYVRRLAAAIDLVAPAGAPLRVLHLGGGALTLPRYVSATRPGSTQRVSEVDGALVELVRRALPWPADPRLRVRVADARATLTSSRDASYDVVVADVFAGARTPAHLTSVEYAAEVARVLRPGGSYLANIADGPPLRHARAQVATVRTLLPRACLVGDAAVLRGRRYGNLVLVASRVEPPVPELSRRAAGDWFPGRVLAGEELDRFAGGAPVVRDADATDSTPPPPGIFSVRR; encoded by the coding sequence ATGGGCCGCAGACGCGACACCGACCGGATCGTCGAGCCGGTCGACACCGGGCAGGCCGAGCTGGTGCCCGACCCGGACCGGCCGGGCTCGTGGACGCTGCTGCTGGACGGCGCGCCGCAGTCGCACGTGGATCTGGCGGAGCCGACCCACCTGGAGTTCGAGTACGTCCGCCGGCTGGCCGCCGCGATCGACCTGGTCGCCCCGGCCGGCGCCCCGCTGCGGGTACTGCACCTCGGCGGGGGCGCGCTGACCCTGCCCCGGTACGTCTCGGCCACCCGGCCCGGGTCGACGCAGCGGGTGTCCGAGGTGGACGGCGCCCTGGTGGAGCTGGTCCGCCGGGCGCTGCCCTGGCCCGCCGACCCCCGGCTGCGGGTGCGGGTGGCCGACGCCCGGGCCACCCTGACGTCGAGCCGCGACGCCAGCTACGACGTGGTGGTGGCGGACGTCTTCGCCGGTGCCCGCACCCCCGCCCACCTGACCTCGGTGGAATACGCCGCCGAGGTGGCCCGGGTGCTCCGCCCCGGCGGCTCCTACCTGGCGAACATCGCCGACGGCCCGCCGCTGCGGCACGCCCGCGCCCAGGTCGCCACGGTCCGTACGCTGCTGCCCCGGGCCTGCCTGGTCGGCGACGCGGCGGTGCTGCGCGGCCGGCGCTACGGCAACCTGGTGCTGGTCGCGTCCCGGGTCGAGCCGCCGGTGCCGGAACTGAGCCGGCGGGCCGCCGGCGACTGGTTCCCGGGCCGGGTGCTGGCCGGCGAGGAGCTGGACCGGTTCGCCGGGGGCGCTCCCGTGGTGCGCGACGCCGACGCCACCGACTCCACCCCACCGCCGCCCGGGATCTTCTCCGTACGTCGTTGA
- a CDS encoding AAA family ATPase yields MRPMRLDMAGFTVFREETTVDFTDADFFALVGPTGSGKSTVLDAICFVLYGTVPRWGGARGLSNALAPSANEARVRLVFESAGDRYVATRVVRRDGRGTVKTANAGLQLMPAGFDVTKLDTGLSPEDLGEVVAGTPAEMEQAVLDAVGLPYEQFTSCVVLPQGQFADFLHAKPATRQQILVNLLGLGVYEAVQKKATERAGQAEAKLAAVDKMLGGLADVDDAALTDAGQRVDRMRELAEAVSVAVPELDRARATAREVTAALTALDAELTVLAEVRPPEGIAELARAVAAARSAADEAAAAVGLAEEREEKLRGELAAAGDESALRLLLKAHADRERLTGEVATVLAAVTTAQTEHDAAAGALAAARATAERAEAELEAAFRAHEEAKATDQAVALRAHLVAGGPCPVCEQEVSRVPAMPAGSAVARAVAAGKAARTASEAAKRVVQERDAAARELDRVLLGARAEHDQLRARLTELDEQLADAAAPAALREALDEHARLRRTLEEAAGAVRAGRDAARRARSTLDGAEDRLRRAWRQFDATRDELARFGPPAADRDDVAAAWAALAGWAGEQAERRRADRDGLAATVGQAEAATSEVEARIAALFTAAGLAAPGDPLRDAAVAVERADAELRRLEERRAQAAELHEQRAGHEREAQVARALAGHLRANNFERWLLAEALDLLVDGASRILRELSGGQYDLVHDKGEFFVVDHHDAGLRRGVRTLSGGETFQASLALALALSEQLAGMSTTAASLESIVLDEGFGTLDAATLDTVAATLESLAARGDRMVGVVTHVPALAERIPVRFEVRKDARTARVERTGR; encoded by the coding sequence ATGCGCCCGATGCGGCTGGACATGGCGGGCTTCACCGTCTTCCGCGAGGAGACCACCGTCGACTTCACCGACGCGGACTTCTTCGCCCTGGTCGGGCCGACCGGCTCCGGCAAGTCGACGGTGCTCGACGCGATCTGCTTCGTCCTCTACGGCACGGTGCCCCGCTGGGGCGGCGCCCGGGGCCTGTCCAACGCGCTCGCGCCGTCGGCCAACGAGGCCCGGGTCCGGCTGGTCTTCGAGTCCGCCGGCGACCGGTACGTGGCCACCCGGGTGGTCCGCCGGGACGGCCGGGGCACGGTGAAGACCGCCAACGCCGGGCTCCAACTCATGCCGGCCGGATTCGACGTCACCAAGCTCGACACCGGGCTCAGCCCGGAGGATCTCGGCGAGGTGGTGGCCGGCACCCCGGCCGAGATGGAGCAGGCGGTGCTGGACGCGGTCGGGCTGCCGTACGAGCAGTTCACCAGCTGCGTGGTGCTGCCGCAGGGGCAGTTCGCCGACTTCCTGCACGCCAAGCCGGCCACCCGGCAGCAGATCCTGGTCAACCTGCTCGGCCTCGGTGTCTACGAGGCGGTGCAGAAGAAGGCCACCGAGCGCGCCGGGCAGGCCGAGGCGAAGCTGGCGGCCGTCGACAAGATGCTCGGCGGCCTCGCCGACGTCGACGACGCGGCCCTGACCGACGCCGGGCAGCGGGTGGACCGGATGCGCGAGCTGGCCGAGGCGGTCTCGGTGGCCGTACCGGAGCTGGACCGGGCCCGGGCGACGGCGCGCGAGGTGACGGCGGCGCTGACCGCGCTCGACGCCGAGCTGACCGTGCTGGCCGAGGTGCGCCCGCCCGAGGGGATCGCGGAGCTGGCGCGGGCGGTGGCGGCGGCCCGGAGCGCGGCCGACGAGGCCGCCGCGGCGGTCGGGCTGGCCGAGGAGCGGGAGGAGAAGCTGCGCGGGGAGCTGGCCGCGGCCGGCGACGAGAGCGCGCTGCGGCTGCTGCTCAAGGCGCACGCCGACCGGGAGCGGCTGACCGGCGAGGTGGCGACCGTTCTCGCGGCGGTGACCACGGCGCAGACCGAGCACGACGCGGCGGCCGGGGCCCTCGCGGCGGCTCGGGCGACCGCCGAGCGGGCCGAGGCGGAGCTGGAGGCGGCGTTCCGGGCGCACGAGGAGGCGAAGGCCACCGACCAGGCGGTGGCGCTGCGGGCGCACCTGGTCGCGGGCGGCCCGTGCCCGGTCTGCGAGCAGGAGGTGTCCCGGGTGCCGGCGATGCCGGCCGGGTCGGCGGTGGCCCGGGCGGTCGCCGCCGGCAAGGCGGCCCGGACGGCCAGCGAGGCGGCCAAACGGGTGGTGCAGGAGCGCGACGCCGCCGCCCGCGAGCTGGACCGGGTGCTGCTGGGCGCCCGCGCCGAGCACGACCAGTTGCGGGCCCGGCTGACCGAGCTGGACGAGCAGCTCGCCGACGCCGCCGCCCCGGCCGCGCTGCGGGAGGCGCTGGACGAGCATGCCCGGCTACGCCGCACCCTGGAGGAGGCCGCCGGCGCGGTGCGGGCCGGCCGGGACGCCGCCCGCCGGGCGCGGAGCACGCTCGACGGCGCGGAGGACCGGCTGCGGCGCGCCTGGCGCCAGTTCGACGCCACCCGGGACGAGCTGGCCCGGTTCGGCCCGCCGGCCGCCGACCGGGACGACGTGGCCGCCGCCTGGGCGGCCCTGGCCGGCTGGGCCGGTGAGCAGGCCGAGCGGCGACGCGCCGACCGGGACGGGCTGGCCGCCACGGTCGGGCAGGCCGAGGCCGCCACCAGCGAGGTCGAGGCACGGATCGCCGCGCTCTTCACCGCCGCCGGGCTGGCCGCGCCCGGCGACCCGCTGCGGGACGCCGCGGTGGCGGTGGAGCGCGCCGACGCGGAGCTGCGCCGGCTGGAGGAACGCCGGGCGCAGGCCGCCGAGCTGCACGAGCAGCGGGCCGGCCACGAGCGGGAGGCCCAGGTGGCCCGGGCCCTCGCCGGGCACCTGCGGGCCAACAACTTCGAACGCTGGCTGCTGGCCGAGGCGTTGGACCTGCTGGTCGACGGCGCGTCGCGGATCCTGCGGGAACTCTCGGGCGGCCAGTACGACCTGGTCCACGACAAGGGCGAGTTCTTCGTGGTCGACCACCACGACGCCGGGCTGCGGCGCGGGGTGCGGACGCTGTCCGGCGGGGAGACGTTCCAGGCGTCGCTGGCGCTGGCCCTCGCGCTGTCGGAGCAGCTCGCCGGGATGTCGACCACCGCGGCGAGCCTGGAGTCGATCGTCCTCGACGAGGGTTTCGGCACCCTCGACGCGGCCACCCTGGACACCGTGGCGGCCACCCTGGAGAGCCTGGCCGCCCGGGGCGACCGGATGGTCGGCGTGGTCACCCACGTGCCGGCGCTGGCCGAGCGGATCCCGGTCCGCTTCGAGGTCCGCAAGGACGCCCGCACGGCCCGCGTGGAACGGACCGGCCGGTGA
- a CDS encoding exonuclease SbcCD subunit D: MKILHTSDWHVGKVLKGQSRAEEHTRVLAQVIEIANAERPDLVIVAGDLYDTGAPTPEATRLVTRALTALRRTGADVVAIGGNHDNGPALDALRPWAEAAGITLRGSVRDNPAEHVVDGVTAAGERWQLAALPFLSQRYAVRAVEMYELTAAEANQTYADHLGRVLAKLAEGFTEPDRVHLVTAHLTVVGASTGGGERDAHTVLGYAVPATVFPGNAHYVALGHLHRSQRVIGPCPIRYSGSPLAVDFGEQENVGSVTLVEVTATTAARIREVPVPGATPLRTVRGTLAQLAEIDPPDGWLRVYVREQPRAGLREEVQELLPRALEIRIDPELVPAPGSATRAAQRAGRSPRELFADYLTSRGHADEGVRELFDELIEEVDH; this comes from the coding sequence ATGAAGATCCTGCACACCTCCGACTGGCACGTCGGCAAGGTCCTCAAGGGGCAGTCGCGCGCCGAGGAACACACGCGGGTGCTCGCCCAGGTGATCGAGATCGCCAACGCCGAGCGCCCCGACCTGGTCATCGTGGCCGGTGACCTCTACGACACCGGCGCGCCCACCCCGGAGGCGACCCGGCTGGTCACCCGGGCGCTGACCGCGCTGCGGCGTACCGGGGCGGATGTGGTGGCGATCGGCGGCAACCACGACAACGGCCCGGCGCTGGACGCGCTGCGCCCGTGGGCCGAGGCCGCCGGGATCACGCTGCGCGGCAGCGTCCGCGACAACCCGGCCGAGCACGTCGTCGACGGGGTCACCGCCGCCGGCGAGCGCTGGCAGCTCGCCGCGCTGCCGTTCCTCTCCCAGCGGTACGCCGTCCGCGCCGTCGAGATGTACGAGCTGACCGCCGCCGAGGCCAACCAGACGTACGCCGACCACCTCGGCCGGGTGCTGGCCAAGCTGGCCGAGGGTTTCACCGAGCCGGACCGGGTGCACCTGGTCACCGCCCACCTGACCGTGGTCGGGGCGAGCACCGGCGGCGGCGAGCGGGACGCGCACACCGTGCTGGGCTACGCGGTCCCGGCCACGGTGTTCCCCGGCAACGCGCACTACGTGGCGCTGGGCCACCTGCACCGCTCGCAGCGGGTCATCGGCCCCTGCCCGATCCGCTACAGCGGCAGCCCCCTCGCCGTCGACTTCGGTGAGCAGGAGAACGTCGGCTCGGTCACCCTGGTCGAGGTGACCGCGACGACGGCCGCCCGGATCCGGGAGGTGCCGGTGCCCGGGGCCACCCCGCTGCGTACGGTCCGGGGCACCCTGGCCCAGCTCGCCGAGATCGACCCGCCCGACGGCTGGCTGCGGGTGTACGTCCGCGAGCAACCCCGCGCCGGGCTGCGCGAGGAGGTGCAGGAGCTGCTGCCCCGGGCGCTGGAGATCCGGATCGACCCGGAGCTGGTGCCGGCGCCCGGCAGCGCCACCCGGGCCGCCCAGCGGGCCGGCCGCTCGCCCCGGGAGCTGTTCGCCGACTACCTGACCAGCCGGGGCCACGCCGACGAGGGCGTCCGGGAACTCTTCGACGAACTGATCGAGGAGGTGGATCACTGA
- a CDS encoding ATP-binding protein, with translation MTDDPLDGPGDEVGRVLGTADATPLTFWTAVSPGSYLQLDDVVVTRRELPDREPVTIAGVVTQVRARHEGAQFDSDVFAIADGTLPAQVQEAAEVTTTRVDPELYVPPTPGAVVHRAEGDARARALHFDRMERRIPMGMGRDGVPVYLNADFLDGTRGAHVSISGISGVATKTSFATFLLYSVFRSGVLGGDAVNAKALIFNVKGEDLLFLDHPNARLDDATRAGYARLGLAAGAFPDVRVYAPPRVGDSSGTPDVSSRLTGVDSFYWTLCEFCADRLLPYVFADADDERQQYTMVVHSVAAHLARYAQPADGGVSVDGVRLGSYADLVDHIVEQLNDDETRGDWAGSAVGLGTVNAFARRLIGSKKDLGRLIRGDLAARRPHSINTSESAQVTVVDLHNLPDRAQRFVVGVTLKSEFERKEKAGTAKPLLFVVLDELNKYAPREGSSPIKEVLLDIAERGRSLGVILVGAQQTASEVERRIVTNSAIRVVGRLDPAEASRPEYGFLPPAQRQRALLAKPGTMFVNQPDIPVPLCLEFPFPAWATRVSEAGRAPSETLRSITQAADPFAVVGSGGADDDIPF, from the coding sequence ATGACCGACGACCCGCTTGACGGCCCGGGCGACGAGGTCGGCCGGGTGCTCGGCACCGCCGACGCCACCCCGCTCACCTTCTGGACGGCCGTCTCCCCCGGCAGCTACCTCCAGCTCGACGACGTGGTGGTCACCCGCCGCGAGCTGCCCGACCGCGAGCCGGTGACGATCGCCGGGGTGGTCACCCAGGTCCGCGCCCGGCACGAGGGGGCGCAGTTCGACTCCGACGTCTTCGCCATCGCCGACGGCACCCTGCCCGCCCAGGTGCAGGAGGCCGCCGAGGTCACCACCACCCGGGTGGACCCGGAGCTGTACGTGCCGCCCACCCCGGGCGCGGTCGTGCACCGGGCCGAAGGCGACGCCCGGGCCCGCGCGCTGCACTTCGACCGGATGGAGCGGCGCATCCCGATGGGCATGGGCCGCGACGGCGTCCCGGTCTACCTCAACGCCGACTTCCTCGACGGCACCCGGGGCGCGCACGTCTCCATCTCCGGCATCTCCGGGGTCGCCACCAAGACCAGCTTCGCCACGTTCCTGCTCTACTCGGTCTTCCGCTCGGGGGTGCTCGGCGGCGACGCGGTCAACGCCAAGGCGCTGATCTTCAACGTCAAGGGCGAGGACCTGCTCTTCCTCGACCACCCCAACGCCCGGCTCGACGACGCCACCCGCGCCGGGTACGCGCGGCTCGGGCTGGCCGCCGGCGCCTTCCCCGACGTCCGGGTCTACGCGCCGCCCCGGGTCGGCGACTCCTCCGGCACACCGGACGTGAGCAGCCGGCTCACCGGCGTGGACAGCTTCTACTGGACACTGTGCGAGTTCTGCGCCGACCGTCTTTTGCCGTACGTCTTCGCCGACGCCGACGACGAGCGGCAGCAGTACACGATGGTGGTCCACTCGGTCGCCGCCCACCTGGCCCGGTACGCCCAGCCCGCCGACGGCGGGGTGAGCGTCGACGGCGTCCGGCTCGGGTCGTACGCCGACCTGGTCGACCACATCGTCGAGCAGCTCAACGACGACGAGACCCGGGGCGACTGGGCGGGCAGCGCGGTCGGCCTGGGCACGGTCAACGCGTTCGCCCGCCGGCTGATCGGCAGCAAGAAGGACCTCGGCCGGCTCATTCGCGGCGACCTCGCCGCCCGCCGCCCGCACTCGATCAACACGTCGGAGAGCGCCCAGGTCACCGTGGTCGACCTGCACAACCTGCCCGACCGGGCGCAGCGCTTCGTGGTCGGCGTGACGCTCAAGAGCGAGTTCGAACGCAAGGAGAAGGCCGGCACCGCCAAGCCACTGCTCTTCGTCGTCCTCGACGAGCTCAACAAGTACGCGCCACGCGAGGGCTCCTCCCCGATCAAGGAGGTGCTGCTGGACATCGCCGAGCGGGGCCGCTCGCTCGGGGTGATCCTGGTCGGCGCGCAGCAGACCGCCAGCGAGGTGGAGCGGCGGATCGTCACCAACTCGGCGATCCGGGTGGTCGGCCGGCTCGACCCGGCCGAGGCGTCCCGCCCGGAATACGGCTTCCTCCCGCCGGCGCAGCGGCAACGGGCGCTGCTGGCCAAGCCGGGCACCATGTTCGTCAACCAGCCCGACATCCCGGTGCCGCTCTGCCTGGAGTTCCCCTTCCCGGCCTGGGCGACCCGGGTCTCCGAGGCCGGCCGGGCGCCCTCGGAGACGCTGCGCTCGATCACCCAGGCGGCCGACCCGTTCGCGGTGGTCGGCTCCGGCGGCGCCGACGACGACATCCCGTTCTAG
- a CDS encoding penicillin acylase family protein: MESDVTGTKATATIRYTEHGIPHIIADGFTGLGYGYGYAVAKDNICVLANSYTTVRAQRSRFFGPGGSGDVTVSSATTNLASDLYFQQVNNSGVVWSLVSQAAPRGPQREVRDMVAGYVEGYNRYLRDVGGAAGIGDPTCRGGEWVTPITETDVWHMLHAMATYAGTGSMVDGIVNARPGTATGGLAANAETAARFRAGLDERFGENSPGSNGIAVGAAGAAHDNSILLGNPHFIWQGVNRFWQAHLTVPGKLNAAGAGLLGTPFLSIGFNDKIAWTHTWAAPVTFGLYELRLAPDDPTSYLVDGKKERMRRTSVSVPVKQPDGRLAVVTRTLYATRYGPVTSNAASMDLPWTGTSAYAVRDANATNMRLMNTSFGLATAQDTAGVVDALSRTQGLPIFNTLAVDRSGNALYADIQVVPHVTDALAQRCATPLGQYLFHVAGLALLNGADSTCAWGADSDSVEPGLLGPSRMQRLVRRDYVTNSNQSPWLSNPHAPITGYQRILGDVYTERTPRTRESLLSVEEGLAEGGFTAASMRQMLFTNRSRVAELAAADTARMCAEFPGGLAPSTGGPVDVTGACAALASWDHTYSLDSRGSLLFERFVMKLVPSAPVPASLPWRVPFDPQAPLTTPNTLDTGRADVQRAFGDAVAELRAAGIPLDARLGDHQTVTRGNQRIPLPGGSWQMGILNVVHPVWHPQAGNVEVATGSTYIQVVAFDGSGCPNVTTLLASSQSADPTSPYHADQTAMFSNGQWVQSRFCEESDLAAPASRVVRLTK, translated from the coding sequence GTGGAATCGGACGTTACCGGCACGAAGGCCACGGCGACCATTCGATACACCGAACACGGAATTCCGCACATCATCGCCGACGGTTTCACCGGTCTCGGATACGGCTACGGATATGCGGTCGCGAAGGACAACATCTGCGTCCTCGCCAACTCGTACACGACCGTCCGCGCCCAGCGTTCGCGATTCTTCGGGCCCGGCGGCTCCGGCGACGTCACCGTCTCCTCGGCGACCACCAACCTCGCCAGCGACCTCTACTTCCAGCAGGTCAACAACTCCGGCGTGGTGTGGAGCCTGGTGTCGCAGGCCGCGCCGAGGGGTCCCCAGCGGGAGGTCCGCGACATGGTCGCGGGCTACGTCGAGGGCTACAACCGCTATCTGCGTGACGTCGGCGGCGCGGCCGGGATCGGTGACCCGACCTGCCGTGGCGGTGAATGGGTCACCCCCATCACCGAAACGGACGTGTGGCACATGCTCCACGCCATGGCGACGTACGCCGGCACGGGCAGCATGGTGGACGGCATCGTCAACGCCAGGCCGGGCACCGCGACCGGCGGCCTGGCCGCGAACGCCGAGACCGCGGCCCGTTTCCGGGCCGGCCTCGATGAGCGTTTCGGGGAGAACTCCCCGGGCAGCAACGGGATCGCCGTCGGCGCGGCGGGCGCGGCCCACGACAACAGCATTCTGCTCGGCAATCCGCACTTCATCTGGCAGGGTGTCAACCGGTTCTGGCAGGCGCACCTGACCGTGCCCGGCAAGCTGAACGCCGCGGGCGCCGGCCTGCTCGGCACGCCGTTCCTCTCCATCGGCTTCAACGACAAGATCGCCTGGACGCACACCTGGGCCGCCCCGGTGACGTTCGGCCTGTACGAACTCAGGCTCGCCCCCGACGACCCGACCTCCTACCTGGTGGACGGGAAGAAGGAGCGGATGCGCCGGACGAGCGTGTCGGTGCCGGTCAAGCAGCCGGACGGCAGGCTGGCCGTGGTCACCCGGACGCTCTACGCGACCCGTTACGGACCCGTGACGAGCAACGCGGCGTCGATGGACCTGCCGTGGACCGGCACCTCGGCCTACGCCGTACGGGACGCCAACGCCACCAACATGCGGCTGATGAACACCTCGTTCGGGCTCGCCACCGCGCAGGACACCGCGGGCGTCGTCGACGCGCTCTCCCGTACCCAGGGTCTGCCGATCTTCAACACCCTGGCGGTCGACCGGTCCGGCAACGCGCTCTACGCCGACATCCAGGTGGTCCCGCACGTCACCGACGCGCTCGCCCAGCGCTGCGCCACGCCGCTCGGGCAGTACCTGTTCCACGTCGCCGGGCTGGCCCTGCTCAACGGCGCCGACTCGACCTGCGCCTGGGGAGCCGACTCCGACTCGGTCGAGCCGGGGCTGCTCGGGCCGTCCCGGATGCAGCGGCTGGTACGCCGGGACTACGTGACCAACTCCAACCAGAGCCCGTGGTTGTCCAACCCGCACGCGCCGATCACCGGTTACCAGCGGATCCTGGGTGACGTCTACACCGAGCGCACGCCGCGTACCCGGGAGTCTCTCCTCAGCGTCGAGGAGGGGCTGGCCGAGGGCGGCTTCACCGCGGCGTCGATGCGGCAGATGCTCTTCACCAACCGGAGCCGGGTCGCCGAGCTGGCGGCGGCGGACACCGCGCGGATGTGTGCGGAGTTCCCCGGTGGGCTGGCGCCCTCGACCGGCGGACCGGTCGACGTCACCGGGGCCTGTGCCGCCCTGGCCAGCTGGGACCACACCTATTCACTGGACAGCCGCGGCTCCCTGCTCTTCGAGCGGTTCGTCATGAAGCTGGTGCCGAGCGCCCCGGTGCCGGCCTCCCTGCCGTGGCGGGTGCCGTTCGATCCGCAGGCGCCGCTGACCACGCCGAACACGCTCGACACCGGCCGGGCCGACGTGCAGCGGGCCTTCGGTGACGCCGTCGCCGAACTGCGTGCCGCGGGCATCCCGCTGGACGCCCGGCTCGGCGACCACCAGACGGTGACCCGGGGCAACCAGCGGATCCCGCTTCCCGGCGGGTCGTGGCAGATGGGGATCCTGAACGTGGTCCACCCGGTATGGCACCCGCAGGCGGGCAACGTCGAGGTGGCCACCGGCAGCACCTACATCCAGGTGGTGGCGTTCGACGGGAGTGGCTGCCCGAACGTCACCACGCTGCTGGCGTCGTCGCAGTCGGCCGACCCGACGTCGCCGTACCACGCCGACCAGACGGCGATGTTCTCGAACGGCCAGTGGGTGCAGAGCCGGTTCTGCGAGGAGTCCGACCTCGCCGCACCGGCGTCGCGGGTCGTACGGCTGACGAAGTAG
- a CDS encoding pyrimidine reductase family protein gives MSTGTPIARIWPAPPAGPLTDPELAALYGRATRPHLRMNFVASADGAVALGGYSAGLSGEPDKRVFGLLRMLCDGLVVAAGTLRHEGYRAARLSEDRRAWRRGHGLPEYPTLVVVSGSLDLDPAQACFADAPVRPLVLTRTGVEPPPGLDEVADLVRCGEERVDLAAGLAELRRRGLAQLLCEGGPYLFGALTAADLVDELCLTVAPLLAGAGPGRITAGDDSPPRRLPLRHVLAAEDGVLLLRYARDVDAAPSAGAAPTA, from the coding sequence ATGAGCACGGGTACGCCGATCGCGCGGATCTGGCCGGCGCCCCCGGCCGGGCCGCTGACCGACCCGGAGCTGGCCGCCCTCTACGGCCGCGCCACCCGACCCCACCTGCGGATGAACTTCGTGGCCAGCGCCGACGGCGCGGTCGCCCTGGGCGGCTACTCCGCCGGGCTCTCCGGCGAGCCGGACAAGCGGGTCTTCGGCCTGCTCCGGATGCTCTGCGACGGGCTCGTGGTGGCCGCCGGCACGCTGCGCCACGAGGGCTACCGGGCGGCCCGGCTGAGCGAGGACCGCCGGGCCTGGCGGCGGGGGCACGGGCTGCCCGAGTACCCGACCCTGGTGGTCGTCTCCGGCTCGCTCGACCTGGACCCGGCCCAGGCGTGCTTCGCCGACGCGCCCGTCCGGCCGCTGGTGCTCACCCGCACCGGGGTCGAGCCGCCGCCCGGACTGGACGAGGTCGCCGACCTCGTCCGCTGCGGCGAGGAGCGGGTGGACCTCGCCGCCGGCCTCGCCGAGCTGCGCCGCCGCGGGCTGGCCCAACTGCTCTGCGAGGGCGGTCCGTACCTGTTCGGCGCGTTGACCGCCGCCGACCTGGTGGACGAGCTGTGCCTGACCGTGGCACCGCTGCTCGCCGGGGCCGGCCCCGGCCGGATCACCGCCGGGGACGACAGCCCCCCGCGCCGGCTTCCGCTGCGCCACGTGCTGGCCGCCGAGGACGGCGTACTGCTGCTCCGCTACGCCCGCGACGTGGACGCGGCACCGTCCGCCGGCGCCGCCCCCACCGCCTGA